In Pomacea canaliculata isolate SZHN2017 linkage group LG12, ASM307304v1, whole genome shotgun sequence, a single genomic region encodes these proteins:
- the LOC112576996 gene encoding 2'-5'-oligoadenylate synthase 1A-like, whose product MSKVFKQQMRGESLDDFSQRLVSTTESERRRMAKQVKRFVRYLHERPFQSPYSVKEVIKSGSLGKGTAVRDLADIDLVVFVNGLTSIDDLKEEREDLLEDLEDHLRTTAKISPEKSSKYSLTYDWHDIKVDILPAVDVLSLYGSPRKVYDVMGQFKPRREAAQQFSASLAPLQRDFVKEIPEYVKKVIRLVKLWKEENSLEIRSYSIELLTIFVWTSNGEENPGTDNLFRKVMRKLATCETLQVGFDDNYKCSAYPSMSPPYIRDPANPYMNTLERINSLDEVSDCARRVLQRL is encoded by the exons ATGTCCAAGGTGTTCAAACAACAGATGCGAGGTGAAAGTCTGGACGACTTTTCACAAAGACTGGTTTCAACAACGGAATCGGAGAGAAGAAG aatGGCGAAACAAGTCAAAAGATTTGTCAGATATCTTCATGAGCGGCCTTTCCAATCGCCATACTCTGTGAAAGAGGTGATAAAG AGTGGCTCACTGGGCAAGGGTACAGCAGTACGAGACCTGGCTGACATCGATCTTGTTGTCTTCGTCAACGGCCTAACGAGCATCGATGacttaaaagaagaaagggaggaTCTGTTGGAAGATCTCGAAGATCACCTGAGGACGACAGCAAAAATCAGCCCAGAAAAAAGCAGCAAATACTCGCTGACCTACGACTGGCACGACATCAAAGTCGACATTCTTCCGGCGGTTGATGTCTTGTCAC TGTACGGGTCACCGCGAAAGGTCTATGACGTCATGGGGCAGTTCAAACCGAGGCGAGAAGCGGCTCAACAGTTCTCAGCTTCCTTGGCTCCACTTCAG CGCGACTTCGTGAAGGAAATCCCGGAGTATGTCAAGAAGGTGATTCGCCTCGTGAAGCTGTGGAAAGAG GAGAACAGTCTTGAGATCCGGTCGTACAGTATAGAACTGCTGACCATATTTGTATGGACATCAAACGGAGAAGAAAATCCAGGCACTGACAACCTTTTTCGAAAAGTTATGAGGAAGCTAGCCACCTGTGAAACCCTTCAAGTGGGCTTTGACGACAACTACAAATGTTCTGCATATCCCAG cATGTCGCCACCTTACATACGGGATCCTGCCAACCCCTACATGAACACATTAGAAAGGATTAATTCCTTGGACGAAGTCTCCGACTGTGCCAGGAGGGTCCTCCAACGCCTCTAA